One Methylocapsa sp. D3K7 DNA window includes the following coding sequences:
- the cpaB gene encoding Flp pilus assembly protein CpaB translates to MFLRNVLLAVGAVFVLAGVGLMIAWFGQARNTPAGVATQVETQQAVLTAAHAIPAGTLLRKEDITFKDVGPGEVHPGNLLRGQETEFLGTSSRRDFAEGEPLMANEFTKPQSLATVLKPGYRAVSIFVDAAQSAAGMALPGDHVDVILTQSFDDKITTDPGRKTVGETVLHDVRVIAIDQSLNPPSTVVTTLSSVSTETRIPKTVTLELSERQAEELLVAQQLGKFQLVVRPFAATATARPEVVRAAKPVWASDVSLALNEIHTLPLAAPSSVIGAPPPALQSCNPATGSTLDGDVRCPPHFGYQIAPLASTVVVPPYVERRP, encoded by the coding sequence ATGTTTTTACGCAATGTCCTGCTCGCTGTAGGCGCTGTTTTCGTGCTCGCGGGTGTTGGCCTCATGATCGCGTGGTTCGGACAGGCGAGAAACACGCCCGCTGGGGTCGCAACACAGGTCGAAACCCAACAGGCCGTGTTGACGGCGGCCCATGCAATCCCTGCCGGCACATTGCTACGAAAAGAAGATATCACGTTTAAAGACGTAGGTCCGGGAGAGGTGCACCCCGGAAATCTCCTGCGTGGACAAGAGACTGAATTTTTGGGTACGTCCAGCCGACGCGATTTCGCCGAAGGCGAGCCGTTGATGGCAAACGAGTTTACCAAGCCTCAATCCCTCGCCACGGTACTCAAGCCAGGATACCGCGCCGTATCCATTTTTGTTGACGCGGCGCAGAGCGCGGCGGGTATGGCATTGCCGGGCGATCATGTCGATGTGATATTGACCCAAAGCTTCGACGACAAAATTACCACCGATCCCGGGCGCAAGACAGTGGGCGAGACCGTGCTGCATGATGTGCGGGTGATCGCCATCGATCAATCGCTGAACCCGCCGTCTACTGTAGTCACTACGCTCAGCAGCGTCAGCACCGAAACCCGTATTCCGAAAACAGTCACACTCGAGCTTTCTGAACGGCAAGCGGAAGAGCTTCTGGTTGCCCAGCAGCTTGGCAAGTTTCAGCTTGTGGTACGGCCCTTCGCGGCCACGGCCACGGCGCGGCCGGAAGTCGTACGTGCCGCTAAGCCTGTTTGGGCATCGGATGTCTCCCTGGCTCTCAACGAAATCCACACACTGCCGCTGGCGGCGCCATCGTCGGTGATAGGAGCACCGCCGCCAGCGCTGCAGTCATGCAATCCGGCCACCGGCAGCACGCTCGACGGCGACGTTCGATGCCCCCCCCACTTCGGTTATCAGATCGCCCCGTTGGCTTCGACAGTCGTCGTGCCCCCTTACGTCGAGAGACGCCCATAA
- a CDS encoding A24 family peptidase yields the protein MSFLLPIYVISWPVAFILLGICASTDLKDRIIPNELVVAIAAIGVAQALVARPWQVWLSLLAAAIVFCGLGILSHYKIIGGGDTKLISAVTFLVAPDRVGQLLIEIALAGGLLSCLYLAARYRLKSQSSSQSAAVEVALPESGLALMIKTERARIAAGNSLPYAVAVLGGVSTYIAREFFQCFYAMSCSL from the coding sequence ATGAGCTTTCTTCTTCCCATCTATGTGATCTCCTGGCCAGTGGCCTTCATCCTGCTTGGCATCTGTGCCAGTACGGACTTGAAGGACCGGATTATTCCAAATGAGCTTGTGGTTGCGATAGCCGCGATCGGCGTGGCCCAGGCCCTTGTCGCGAGACCCTGGCAGGTTTGGCTAAGCCTGCTCGCCGCCGCCATTGTGTTTTGCGGGCTTGGGATCCTTTCCCATTACAAGATAATCGGGGGCGGCGACACGAAGCTCATTAGTGCCGTGACATTTCTTGTCGCGCCCGATCGCGTGGGACAACTTCTGATCGAAATCGCACTGGCTGGCGGGCTGCTCAGCTGCCTTTACCTCGCGGCGCGTTACCGGCTCAAAAGCCAAAGTTCATCTCAATCAGCTGCGGTGGAAGTTGCTCTTCCGGAGAGCGGGCTTGCTCTCATGATTAAGACCGAGCGCGCCAGGATCGCGGCGGGTAATTCCTTGCCCTATGCCGTGGCCGTGCTAGGCGGAGTCAGCACTTACATCGCAAGAGAGTTCTTTCAATGTTTTTACGCAATGTCCTGCTCGCTGTAG
- a CDS encoding Flp family type IVb pilin, giving the protein MRKLSKTVSNWFSLDSENGVTAIEYGLIASLIALAIIAAVTLVGTNLAGLFNYIAGKVVAP; this is encoded by the coding sequence ATGCGTAAATTAAGCAAAACTGTAAGCAACTGGTTTTCGCTCGACTCGGAGAACGGCGTTACCGCGATCGAATACGGGCTTATCGCCTCACTGATCGCACTTGCTATCATCGCCGCCGTGACGCTTGTCGGAACAAACCTTGCGGGTTTGTTCAATTACATAGCGGGCAAGGTCGTCGCTCCCTAG
- a CDS encoding Flp family type IVb pilin — MRSLNRTVISWFSIESESGVTAIEYGLIASLIAVAIIVAVTLVGTNLAGLFTYIAGKVVAP; from the coding sequence ATGCGCAGCTTAAACAGAACTGTAATCAGCTGGTTTTCAATCGAATCGGAGAGCGGCGTTACGGCGATTGAATATGGGCTTATCGCCTCACTGATCGCGGTCGCTATCATTGTAGCTGTAACACTTGTGGGAACGAACCTTGCGGGTTTGTTCACTTACATCGCGGGCAAGGTCGTCGCCCCCTAA
- a CDS encoding isoprenylcysteine carboxylmethyltransferase family protein, producing MDSEHARALMVRLCACTWFLVLGAASFRSVSSLITDIAAGHAGPGAWPALFSEGCIVLFYTIICCIMLLRPEPVSRAKGFGPVLLALAGTYGAWLIPLLPRGPELPTLVAASAAILIFSEVLIVYTLLSLGRSFSLIPQARKLVTNGPYAIVRHPLYLVEEAAIAGILLQYAWFAALPFLALHGTVQIRRMLLEEEVLRMTFPEYPAYARRTPRLIPGVW from the coding sequence ATGGATTCTGAGCACGCCCGTGCGCTAATGGTGCGCCTTTGCGCCTGCACCTGGTTTCTTGTCCTGGGCGCGGCATCCTTCAGGTCCGTCAGCAGCCTGATAACGGACATCGCGGCTGGCCATGCCGGCCCGGGTGCTTGGCCGGCTCTGTTCTCGGAGGGGTGCATCGTCCTCTTCTACACGATCATCTGCTGCATCATGCTGCTGCGGCCAGAGCCGGTCAGCCGGGCCAAAGGGTTCGGGCCGGTATTGTTGGCGCTGGCCGGCACCTATGGCGCGTGGTTAATTCCCCTGCTGCCGCGTGGCCCGGAACTTCCCACACTCGTTGCGGCATCGGCGGCGATCCTCATCTTCAGCGAGGTGCTGATTGTCTACACGCTGCTATCCCTGGGCCGGTCGTTCAGCCTGATCCCGCAAGCGCGCAAACTGGTCACAAACGGGCCTTACGCCATAGTCCGGCATCCACTCTATCTGGTCGAGGAGGCCGCGATTGCCGGCATTCTGTTGCAATACGCTTGGTTCGCGGCCCTACCGTTCCTGGCGCTACATGGAACCGTGCAGATCCGGAGGATGCTCCTTGAGGAGGAGGTCCTCCGGATGACTTTTCCGGAATACCCCGCATACGCGCGGCGCACGCCGCGCCTTATTCCCGGTGTGTGGTGA
- a CDS encoding Flp family type IVb pilin: protein MVDSKSGVTAIEYGLIAALIAISIITAVTLTGTHLAGIFNYVAPKVAAP from the coding sequence ATGGTTGATTCCAAAAGCGGAGTTACAGCGATCGAATATGGGCTCATCGCCGCTCTGATCGCCATAAGTATCATAACGGCCGTAACACTTACTGGAACGCATCTTGCGGGTATATTTAATTACGTCGCGCCTAAAGTGGCAGCCCCTTAG
- a CDS encoding TadE/TadG family type IV pilus assembly protein, which yields MNKTKFFLPLKIFQNRAICAMIRRNCDLARDCTGTVAIEFALVLPLLLTILLGIVQYALIFNNISVLTNATAAGALVFSQGRSLPSSTPYSTTVTQIQSAAASLVQANLTITTSVQGATCTGDAGCLTALKNAYPGGSASVTVTYPCPLILSTSGLAWLGINTTFCPLTSTVTEYVM from the coding sequence ATGAATAAAACTAAGTTTTTTTTGCCGCTCAAGATTTTTCAGAACCGGGCGATTTGCGCCATGATCCGCCGGAATTGCGATCTTGCGAGGGATTGCACCGGAACGGTGGCTATTGAGTTTGCTCTGGTTCTTCCTCTGCTGCTCACGATATTGTTGGGCATCGTTCAATATGCGCTAATCTTCAATAACATCAGCGTGCTGACGAACGCCACGGCCGCCGGTGCGCTGGTGTTTTCGCAAGGCCGCTCGCTCCCTTCTTCGACACCTTATAGCACTACTGTGACCCAGATTCAGTCAGCGGCGGCATCCCTGGTTCAAGCGAATTTAACTATTACCACGTCTGTCCAGGGGGCGACCTGCACGGGAGACGCTGGATGCCTGACCGCGCTTAAGAATGCTTATCCAGGGGGATCCGCGTCAGTGACGGTGACATATCCTTGCCCATTAATCTTGTCCACGTCGGGTTTGGCATGGTTAGGGATTAACACCACGTTTTGCCCTCTAACCTCGACGGTGACGGAGTATGTGATGTGA
- a CDS encoding TadG family pilus assembly protein produces MGSFLRQLWRGEDGVVAVIAALSMVMLFGFAAISVDVANLIYVKSNLQASANVAALAGGQNIPSGTATTTAITYGAQSGQKNFFSAQTVTTTPTLKCLTALQNLNGTGLGIPCLTYGSQAAANAITVTQTAVVPTFFAGALGINSVTISATATASSKGGAPPPLNVMMILDTTQSMNTTDANCSIPGKSSPSRLNCANYGIQTLLRQLSPTVDQVGLMVFPGLTNASQVSKEYDCSSSAPTIANYTTAANAVYQIISSSTDYRTSASATSLNSSSNLTKAVSIPGVAGSSCSGLSAVGGVATYYASVITAAQTALTASHQAGQQNVIVFIGDGDANATAANVGNGNTNTSKNPAALNQCRQAITAAQSATAAGTWVYSVAYGASTSSSGSCSTDTPSISACSALQQIASVPSKFYSDNPSGCVSVNSISALSSIFQNIATSLLNAMLIPNGTT; encoded by the coding sequence ATGGGCTCCTTTCTTCGCCAGTTGTGGAGGGGCGAGGACGGCGTCGTCGCGGTCATCGCAGCGCTCTCGATGGTCATGCTTTTCGGATTCGCCGCAATTTCGGTTGACGTCGCCAATCTCATCTACGTCAAGAGCAATCTCCAAGCTTCCGCCAATGTCGCGGCGCTGGCGGGAGGGCAAAACATCCCCTCTGGAACGGCGACCACTACGGCGATCACCTATGGCGCCCAGAGTGGTCAAAAGAACTTCTTTTCCGCGCAGACAGTGACGACGACGCCTACGTTGAAGTGCCTGACTGCCCTGCAGAACTTGAACGGCACGGGCCTGGGCATTCCTTGCCTCACCTACGGAAGCCAGGCCGCCGCAAACGCCATTACGGTGACGCAGACGGCGGTGGTGCCGACATTCTTCGCTGGTGCGCTCGGCATCAATAGCGTGACGATCTCGGCGACCGCGACCGCAAGCTCGAAGGGCGGCGCGCCCCCGCCGCTCAACGTGATGATGATATTAGACACGACGCAGTCTATGAACACAACTGATGCCAACTGCTCGATCCCGGGGAAATCGAGTCCATCGAGACTTAACTGCGCGAACTACGGGATCCAGACTCTACTACGCCAATTGTCGCCGACGGTGGACCAAGTTGGCTTGATGGTGTTCCCAGGGCTGACAAATGCAAGCCAAGTTTCGAAGGAATATGATTGCTCGTCCAGCGCACCAACGATTGCGAATTACACGACTGCGGCGAACGCGGTATACCAGATCATTTCGTCATCGACCGATTACCGCACCAGTGCGTCTGCCACCAGTCTGAACTCTAGTTCCAACCTCACGAAAGCGGTCTCTATCCCGGGAGTAGCAGGCTCCAGTTGTTCAGGTTTGAGTGCCGTGGGCGGAGTTGCAACCTACTACGCTAGTGTCATCACCGCGGCGCAGACCGCCCTCACGGCTAGTCATCAGGCGGGGCAGCAGAATGTGATCGTTTTCATAGGCGACGGAGACGCGAATGCTACTGCCGCCAACGTGGGGAATGGTAACACAAACACCAGCAAAAACCCCGCAGCCTTAAACCAGTGCCGTCAGGCGATTACCGCTGCTCAATCCGCCACGGCAGCGGGAACTTGGGTGTACTCGGTTGCCTATGGCGCGTCGACATCATCATCGGGCAGTTGCAGCACGGATACACCTAGCATATCCGCGTGCTCTGCCTTGCAACAAATTGCCTCGGTTCCGTCGAAGTTTTACTCCGACAACCCATCAGGCTGCGTGTCAGTTAATTCAATCTCCGCCCTCAGTAGTATCTTCCAGAATATTGCAACCAGTCTGCTCAACGCAATGTTGATCCCCAATGGTACGACGTAG
- a CDS encoding sensor domain-containing diguanylate cyclase has translation MDTNEPKPHALEDRLDAYANWVGELRRGHSPPQLPEDTAEPLAKLSWELRLLADVIVRREDQLIKLLEVVHTVERGILVEDVLDSIFKSFSAIIPYDRIGCAFLSDSGTRLTSFWVRSNLGPPQITKGYSQPMEGSSLQEVFRTGEPRILNDLESYLDAEPQSDSTRRIVAEGGRSSLTCPLFVDDRPLGILFFTSHEKRAYGKIHQTVFRQIAEEVATVIYKSRLFQELVERNQFLVRQAEQLKQAANRDALTGILNRAAVMTSLERQIRANAAAGRTLGVIMAGIDQFKEINDSFGHAASDMALHEFARRLSAILRQSDYFGRYGGEEFLLIVGDTNRQQVMQAAERFRLAIADSPFDLGAASRPITASFGIGLNSGAAESAEAVVAAAGRALYAAKAGGRNRCELA, from the coding sequence ATGGATACCAATGAACCTAAACCACACGCTTTGGAGGATCGGCTGGATGCTTATGCCAATTGGGTCGGCGAGCTCCGCCGCGGCCATAGCCCGCCGCAACTGCCGGAAGACACCGCGGAACCCTTGGCCAAGCTGAGCTGGGAGCTACGGCTCTTGGCCGACGTCATCGTCCGGCGCGAGGACCAGCTCATAAAGTTGTTAGAGGTGGTGCATACGGTCGAGCGCGGAATTCTTGTCGAGGATGTGCTTGACAGTATCTTCAAAAGTTTTTCCGCGATCATTCCTTATGACCGCATCGGCTGCGCCTTCCTCTCAGATAGTGGAACGCGGCTGACTTCTTTTTGGGTGCGCTCCAACCTCGGACCGCCGCAGATTACCAAGGGCTATTCGCAGCCGATGGAGGGAAGCAGCCTCCAGGAGGTGTTCCGGACTGGCGAGCCCCGCATCCTGAACGATCTGGAATCCTATCTCGACGCCGAGCCGCAATCGGACTCCACCCGCCGCATCGTGGCCGAGGGCGGCCGATCGAGCCTCACCTGTCCCCTCTTCGTCGATGACCGCCCGCTCGGAATCCTTTTTTTCACGAGCCACGAAAAGCGCGCATATGGAAAGATCCACCAGACGGTCTTCCGCCAGATTGCCGAAGAGGTCGCCACAGTGATCTACAAAAGCCGTCTGTTCCAGGAGCTGGTTGAGCGCAACCAATTTCTCGTACGCCAAGCTGAGCAACTCAAGCAAGCCGCCAACCGTGATGCACTGACCGGCATATTGAACCGGGCGGCTGTCATGACATCCCTCGAGCGGCAGATCCGGGCCAACGCGGCTGCCGGAAGGACCCTCGGCGTGATCATGGCCGGCATCGATCAGTTCAAAGAGATCAATGATTCCTTTGGCCATGCCGCAAGCGACATGGCGCTCCACGAGTTCGCGCGGCGGCTTTCCGCCATTCTCCGGCAAAGCGATTATTTTGGCCGCTACGGGGGCGAGGAGTTCCTGCTCATTGTCGGCGATACGAACAGGCAGCAGGTGATGCAGGCTGCGGAGCGTTTCCGTTTGGCTATTGCCGACTCGCCGTTCGACCTCGGAGCCGCAAGCCGGCCGATCACCGCCAGCTTCGGCATTGGGCTCAACTCGGGCGCCGCCGAGTCCGCGGAGGCCGTCGTTGCGGCAGCCGGCCGGGCTCTCTATGCCGCCAAGGCCGGCGGACGGAACCGGTGCGAGCTTGCCTGA
- a CDS encoding fused MFS/spermidine synthase — protein sequence MLIATPDIPLTTIKRHAAGSVLLAGFTASLFLSAFLLFSVQPVVSRMLLPRLGGSPAVWNTCVCFFQVALLFGYGYAHFVARRLQPRAQLVLHALVLSSGLVVLPLSLGADAPTAAAAPIGWLLARLALAVGAPFVAIAATAPLLQHWFSLTTHPQARDPYFLYVASNSGSLLALLSYPVLIETTLDLSGQGRLWSAGFAVTAAAVVACGIAAQRYPAPATAPGLVVETAALTSKAERLRWVLLAFVPSALMLAVTTYITTDIAATPLFWVMPLAIYIGTFMLAFARRQFIGQRTLLALQGMALAAAGLIGMYGTPTIVSLISSLSAFTLTAAVCHTELAQRRPDAQGLTGYYILISLGGALGGVFCALLAPVLFLGPWEYPLLLIAACLLRPPPRATRRSENWAIRGDLLLPVALTVLAIALLWAASPASPEALRPVAHAASIVVPGAGLLWFAKRRVRLAMALAGFLLFPALVDVSDTLMMTRSFFGVHRVRRLPNDDLVVLQHGTTIHGMQSTRPGEELTPLGYYDAAGPFGRLFAALGRRASPISAVSVLGLGTGGLGCYARPGEVWTFREIDPVVERLARDDRWFHFMAGCGNHSSVVLGDARLTLGADTAARYDLMVIDVFSSDSVPVHLITREALALYFARLKPGGVVLFHVSNRYLDLTPVVARLAADAGAPVRHLLVPSIGTERRRIGAEVVAVAAPGGELDALAADGWDAPQPGPVLWTDESSNILGVIRWR from the coding sequence ATGCTCATCGCGACACCTGATATCCCCCTTACGACGATCAAACGGCATGCGGCGGGCTCCGTACTGCTGGCCGGCTTCACGGCTTCACTCTTTCTCTCGGCCTTCCTGTTGTTCTCGGTCCAGCCTGTTGTTTCGCGCATGCTGCTGCCGCGACTGGGCGGCTCGCCGGCGGTGTGGAACACTTGCGTCTGTTTCTTTCAGGTAGCTCTGTTATTCGGCTATGGCTATGCGCATTTCGTCGCCAGGCGGCTGCAGCCGCGAGCCCAGCTTGTCTTGCACGCGCTAGTGCTCTCGTCGGGCCTTGTCGTGCTGCCTCTTTCATTGGGCGCGGATGCGCCAACCGCCGCCGCCGCCCCGATCGGCTGGCTGCTGGCCCGCCTAGCGCTTGCGGTAGGGGCGCCTTTTGTTGCCATCGCCGCAACGGCGCCGCTGCTGCAACACTGGTTCAGCCTAACCACCCATCCGCAAGCGCGGGACCCTTACTTCCTGTACGTCGCCAGCAACTCCGGCAGCCTACTCGCTCTTCTGAGTTATCCCGTGCTTATCGAGACAACACTGGACCTTTCCGGACAGGGCCGACTCTGGTCGGCCGGCTTTGCCGTCACCGCCGCTGCCGTGGTGGCTTGCGGCATCGCGGCGCAACGCTACCCGGCGCCCGCGACTGCGCCAGGGCTGGTCGTGGAGACTGCGGCATTGACCAGCAAGGCGGAACGGTTGCGCTGGGTGCTGCTTGCTTTCGTACCCTCGGCTCTGATGCTGGCGGTCACCACTTATATTACGACCGACATCGCCGCGACACCACTATTCTGGGTAATGCCGCTCGCGATCTACATCGGCACTTTCATGCTTGCCTTCGCACGGCGGCAATTTATCGGGCAGCGCACTCTACTCGCGCTTCAGGGGATGGCATTGGCCGCTGCTGGTCTCATTGGAATGTACGGCACGCCAACTATCGTCAGCCTGATCAGTTCGCTCAGCGCTTTCACTTTGACAGCCGCGGTCTGCCATACCGAACTGGCGCAACGGCGTCCGGACGCGCAGGGTCTGACCGGTTACTATATACTGATTTCGCTGGGAGGTGCTTTGGGCGGAGTGTTCTGCGCATTGCTGGCGCCCGTGCTGTTCCTTGGCCCCTGGGAGTATCCGCTGCTGCTGATCGCGGCTTGCTTGCTACGGCCGCCGCCGCGAGCCACCCGGCGCTCGGAGAATTGGGCGATCCGTGGCGATTTGCTCTTGCCCGTTGCGCTCACAGTGCTCGCCATCGCACTGCTGTGGGCGGCCAGCCCCGCCAGTCCTGAGGCGCTGCGCCCGGTGGCACATGCCGCGTCGATCGTGGTGCCGGGGGCGGGGCTGCTTTGGTTTGCTAAACGGCGAGTGCGGCTGGCGATGGCACTGGCGGGCTTTTTGCTGTTTCCGGCGCTGGTGGACGTATCCGACACATTGATGATGACGCGCAGCTTCTTCGGCGTCCATCGCGTGCGCCGTCTGCCGAACGATGACCTTGTGGTGCTGCAACACGGCACCACCATCCATGGCATGCAGAGCACCCGCCCAGGCGAGGAGCTGACGCCACTCGGTTATTACGATGCCGCCGGCCCCTTCGGTAGGCTATTCGCGGCCCTTGGCCGGCGGGCCTCGCCGATCAGCGCAGTCAGCGTTCTCGGCCTTGGCACTGGCGGGCTAGGCTGCTACGCGCGTCCCGGCGAAGTATGGACCTTCCGCGAAATCGATCCGGTCGTGGAGCGCCTTGCCCGTGACGACCGCTGGTTCCATTTCATGGCAGGCTGCGGCAACCACTCGTCCGTGGTCCTTGGCGACGCGCGGCTTACCCTCGGGGCCGACACCGCCGCCCGCTACGATCTGATGGTCATCGACGTATTTAGCTCCGATAGCGTGCCGGTTCACCTGATCACACGCGAGGCGCTGGCGCTGTATTTCGCCCGCCTCAAGCCGGGAGGAGTTGTGCTGTTTCATGTCAGCAACCGCTACCTCGATTTGACACCGGTGGTCGCCCGGCTGGCCGCGGACGCCGGTGCGCCGGTTCGCCACCTGCTGGTGCCGTCCATTGGCACCGAGCGACGGCGAATTGGCGCCGAGGTAGTGGCTGTAGCCGCGCCCGGCGGCGAGCTCGACGCCCTCGCGGCCGATGGCTGGGACGCGCCACAGCCGGGTCCCGTTCTTTGGACCGACGAGAGTTCAAATATCCTTGGAGTCATTCGTTGGCGCTGA